DNA from Arthrobacter sp. FW305-BF8:
GTTCGCGTTCAATCAGTCCGGACGGGATGCGGGTGTCCCCCGGCGCTGCGCCGATGGCACCGAAGAGGATGGCATCCCGCGACTTCAGGTCCTCGAGGACAGCCTCCGGAAGGGTCTCGCCGGTCTCAAGCCAGTGCTGGGCACCGAGCTTGTAGTGGGTCTGGTCGAGGGTGACGCCCTCGGCGGCCACCACCTTTTCGAGAACCTTCAGGGCTTCGGCGGTGACCTCCGGGCCAATGCCGTCGCCCGGGATGACAGCGAGATTGATGGTAGATGCGCTCATCTTTTCAGGGTAGCCAAGCCATCCACATTCTGGTCAAGCCGTCTCAGCATCCGAACAGCGGTCCCGCGCTCACGCTCCTGCTGGTGACGCCACCACAGCCACGTTCCTGCCCCAAAGGTCCTCCGTATAGCAACTGATCAGGACCAGGCGGTTGGGGACGACGTCCCAGATCGGGCTGTCCTTCAGGGTTGACTTGGTGTAGGTGGTCACTGAGTCAACCCTGTACTTGAGTTGCCCTGCCGCCGTGTGCACGGTGAACACGTCTCCGCGCCCGGCGCGCGTGCTGAGCCGGTTGAATGGAGCGTCAAGGCCTTCCCAGCTGTGGCCGACGACGTAGGTGGTGTTCCGGGAACCGGAACCGGGCATCCCGTACGGGGTGAGCCAATAGCCGTCCAGGGTCACCGGAGGGACGATTGACTGCGATTGCACGTCGCTGCTGCTGGGTTTCAACGGGTGCACCGGGACGTCCATCCCAATGTCCGGATAGACAATGCGTTGTGGAGCAGATCCGGGACGGCCCGCCACCCCTGCTGTGGATGCCTTGCCCGCCGCAGCCGTGGACTGGGCGGCCGGACTGGCGTTGCCCGCAAGGCTGAGTGCCGGCGGCTCGGCCGACACCGCGGGCGGTGCCGCCGCTGCGTGCAAGGCGGGAACCTGACCGGCCGGCGGGTGCGCCGTTGTGCCGGCGTACAGCAGCCACGATCCCAACAGCCCCACAAGACAAAACGTCAGCACTGCCAGCTCTACGCGGCCATATGCCAGCATGCGCCTGCCAACCCAAATCCGGAGACGGCTGCGGCGCCGCCGGGCGGGTTCCACTCCGGGCAGGCGTTCTTCCCGCTGCCGGCGATGGGTTGCCATGAAACTCCTCGGGCTAAGAGGCGCTGTTCCTGTGGTGAAGGACCGGTCCTCGGGGTGGTCCTGTGCGGGTGCCCGTGGGCTCAAGGCACCCGCACGACTGCTTGTTATGCCTTATGTTTCCTGGCACGGACCCCGCTCTTGACTAGCACACCGCCTGAAAGCGCGGCAAACAGTCCCGTCACCGCAGCCAGCCAGGCCGGAATGCCGGCGTCATGTTCGGAGCCCGCGGCGGCGGCGGTCTGCACGTTGAAGCCGGCGTTGGGCGCGGGCGGGACAACAGCAGCCACCGCGGGAGCCGGCTGCGCCGGGGCGGCCACGACAGGCTTGACCGCCTGCGGCTTCACCACAGGTTTGACGACAGGCGTAACTGCTGGCGGCTTCACCACAGGCTGCTGCTCAACCGGCGGCTGCTCAGCAGGTGGCTGCTCGACCGGCGGCTGCTCGACCGGCGGCTGCTCAGCAGGTGGCTGCTCGACCGGCGGCTGCTCAACGGGCGGTTCCTCGTACGGGGGTCCCTCGGACGGGGGTTCCTCGTACGGCGGCTCTTCGTACGGCGGCTCCTCGTAGCCTCCGCCCGGTCCCTCATTGCCGCCCGGCCCTTGGTTGTCGCCCGGTCCCTGATTGTCGTCCGGTCCTTCATTGCCGCAGTCGTCGTCGCTACCGCCCGAGGAGCGCTGGATACTGACAGTCAGCGCGGAGAAGTCGTCATCGGAGCCGAACACCTGGCAGTTCTGGCCTGAACCCCCGCTGTCATCGCCAGATTGCGCAAGCGCAGCAGGAAGTGAGGTGCCGAGGAGTCCCACACCCACAAGAGCAGCCGTTGCTAAAACTCGTTTCATTTTCTGTCCCCTCCAGGTCCGTTTTAAACTGACCAGTCGGGGGAAGAGACCGTTCCTGATTCGCTCGGCACCTGGTGGTTGGGACCACGGCGACCACTAGCGGTGTGGAACCGGAACCCCCGAATGAGATGCCAGTTTGCTTGTTCCTTCAGGGTAGGTTTGCCGTTTTATCCGCGTCCCGAGTAGCCGGTACCTGTTTGTACAGCCCGTCCCACTTGCTTCACTGGTAACACCACTCACATGCGCATCAGGGTACCGGGGCTACATGGCGAAGTGGGCTGTCAGGCGTCCGCGGGTTCCTCGTACTTCGGGAACACCGGCGCGGGGGCGGGCAGGTCGGTGCCGGCGGCGATCGGCGTCGCGATGGCGGAGAACTCCCGGGCCGCCCCTTCCGGCTGGCCGAGGTACCCGAGCAGCGCGGCGGTGGCAGTGGGCATGACCGGCTGGGCGAGGATCGAGACGATGCGCAGCACCTCGAGGGTCACGTACAGCACCGTCTGCATGCGTTCGACGTCGGTCTTCCGCAGCACCCAGGGTGCCTGGTCCGCGAAGTACGCGTTGGTGTCCCCCAGCTCCGTCCAGATCGCCTCGAGGGCACGGCTGAACTCCTGCTTTTCGAAGGCCGCACGTGCCTGCTCCAGCAACGCGTTCGCCTGGCCCAGGATGGCAGTGTCCGCGTCGCTGAACGCGCCCGGCACGGGTACCCGGCCCTCGCAGTTCTTGGCCACCATGGACAGTGAGCGCTGCGCCAGGTTTCCGAAGTTGTTCGCCAGGTCCGAGTTCATCCGGCCGACGATGGCCTCGTGGTTGTAGCTGCCGTCCGCGCCGAACGGAACCTCGCGCAGGAAGAAGAACCGGACCTGGTCCAGGCCGTACTGGGCCACGAAGTCCGCCGGGGCAACGACGTTGCCGAGGGACTTGGACATCTTGACGCCGTTGTTGTGCAGGAAGCCGTGGATCATGACCCGCTTGGGCAGTTCGAGGCCAGCGCTCATGAGGAAGGCGGGCCAGTAGATGGCGTGGAAGCGCGAGATGTCCTTGCCGATGATGTGGACATCGGCGGGCCAAAACTTCTTGAACGACTCTGATTCGACGTCCGGGTAGCCGGCGCCGGTGAGGTAGTTGGTCAGGGCGTCCACCCACACGTACATGACGTGCTTTTCATCGCCGGGGACGGGCACTCCCCAGTCGAAGGTGGTCCGGCTGATGGACAGGTCCTCCAGGCCGCGCTTGACGAAGCTGATGACCTCGTTGAACCGGGACTGCGGCGCGCCGAACTCCGGCTGTGCTTCGTACAGGGCCAGCAGCTTGTCCTGGTAGGCGGACAGCCGGAAGAAGTAGCTTTCCTCGGCGGTCCAGGTCACCGGGGTGTCCGTCTCCTTGGTGTACCGGGCGCCGTCCTCCTTCACCACGGTGTCGTCCTCACCGTAGTAGGCCTCGTCCCGCACGGAGTACCAGCCCTCGTACTTGGACAGGTAGATGTCCCCGTTGGCTTCCATCTTCTTCCAGATGGCCTGCGAGGCGGTGTAGTGGTCCGCGTCCGTGGTGCGGATGAACCGGTCGTAGCTGATGCCGAGGGCGGCGTGCGCGGCTTTGTAGATTTCCGCGTTCCGGTCCACCAGTTCCTTGGGCGAGACACCTTCCTTCTCCGCGGTCTGCGCGATCTTCAGCCCGTGCTCGTCCGTGCCGGTCAGGAACTTCACGTCGTAGCCGTCGAGCCGCTTGAA
Protein-coding regions in this window:
- the metG gene encoding methionine--tRNA ligase, with protein sequence MTSSDKSPFYITTAITYPNGVPHIGHAYEYIATDAMARFKRLDGYDVKFLTGTDEHGLKIAQTAEKEGVSPKELVDRNAEIYKAAHAALGISYDRFIRTTDADHYTASQAIWKKMEANGDIYLSKYEGWYSVRDEAYYGEDDTVVKEDGARYTKETDTPVTWTAEESYFFRLSAYQDKLLALYEAQPEFGAPQSRFNEVISFVKRGLEDLSISRTTFDWGVPVPGDEKHVMYVWVDALTNYLTGAGYPDVESESFKKFWPADVHIIGKDISRFHAIYWPAFLMSAGLELPKRVMIHGFLHNNGVKMSKSLGNVVAPADFVAQYGLDQVRFFFLREVPFGADGSYNHEAIVGRMNSDLANNFGNLAQRSLSMVAKNCEGRVPVPGAFSDADTAILGQANALLEQARAAFEKQEFSRALEAIWTELGDTNAYFADQAPWVLRKTDVERMQTVLYVTLEVLRIVSILAQPVMPTATAALLGYLGQPEGAAREFSAIATPIAAGTDLPAPAPVFPKYEEPADA
- a CDS encoding class F sortase, yielding MATHRRQREERLPGVEPARRRRSRLRIWVGRRMLAYGRVELAVLTFCLVGLLGSWLLYAGTTAHPPAGQVPALHAAAAPPAVSAEPPALSLAGNASPAAQSTAAAGKASTAGVAGRPGSAPQRIVYPDIGMDVPVHPLKPSSSDVQSQSIVPPVTLDGYWLTPYGMPGSGSRNTTYVVGHSWEGLDAPFNRLSTRAGRGDVFTVHTAAGQLKYRVDSVTTYTKSTLKDSPIWDVVPNRLVLISCYTEDLWGRNVAVVASPAGA